A genomic stretch from Candidatus Ishikawaella capsulata Mpkobe includes:
- the mobA gene encoding molybdenum cofactor guanylyltransferase MobA produces the protein MKLITGVILTGGKSSRMGGQDKGLLLFKGKPLYYHVLQRLEYQVDNIIISANRNIHIYKKSNYAVITDLIHADCGPLSGILNALEIIPGDWAAFCSCDTPLIPYDYIIRLWNKKNNSPAVWVRTINRHYPILALINKSLTYNLIKFLLNKNYRVIDFLRMNQGHGVIFSDSDIHFSNINTLDSLEQIIKINDK, from the coding sequence ATGAAATTAATAACTGGAGTGATATTAACTGGTGGAAAAAGTTCACGGATGGGAGGTCAAGATAAAGGTCTACTTTTATTCAAAGGAAAACCTCTTTATTATCATGTACTTCAAAGGTTAGAATATCAAGTAGATAATATAATTATTAGTGCTAACCGTAATATACATATATACAAAAAAAGCAATTATGCGGTCATTACTGATTTAATACATGCTGATTGTGGTCCATTATCAGGCATATTAAATGCATTAGAGATAATACCTGGAGATTGGGCTGCTTTTTGTTCCTGTGATACACCATTAATACCGTATGATTATATAATAAGATTGTGGAATAAAAAAAATAACTCGCCAGCAGTTTGGGTCAGAACTATAAATAGACACTATCCTATACTAGCATTAATAAATAAGTCTCTCACTTATAATTTAATAAAGTTTTTGCTAAATAAAAACTATCGAGTAATAGATTTTTTAAGAATGAATCAAGGTCATGGTGTTATATTTTCAGATTCTGATATTCACTTTAGTAACATTAACACATTAGATTCACTGGAACAAATTATTAAAATTAATGATAAATAA